In Afipia sp. GAS231, a single window of DNA contains:
- a CDS encoding long-chain fatty acid--CoA ligase produces the protein MARPAVLTVADTIAKSFLLGVETRGDKPAIREKKFGIWQPTSWRQWLQISKDIAYGLHAIGFKPGDVASIISNAVPEWVYADMGILCAGGVSSGIYPTDSSVQVEYLVNDSATKVIFAEDEEQLDKILSCRARCPTLQKIIVFDMEGLAGFIDPMVLSLAEFMALGRNHAQGNEALWDTMVGGRGANDLAILVYTSGTTGPPKGAMHSNRSVTHQMRHANDLFPSTDAEERLVFLPLCHVAERVGGYYLSLALGSVMNFAESPETVPDNLREVQPTAFLAVPRIWEKFYSGITIALKDATGFQNWMYRHALAIGHRMTVYRLEGDTPPLSLQLANRAAYWLVFRNIRRMLGLDRCRLAFTGAAPIAPDLIRWYLALGLDMREVYGQTENCGVATVMPFDRIKLGSVGKAAPWGEVAISPQGEILIKGDYLFMGYLNQPEKTAETIDAKGWLHTGDVGSIDNEGFIKITDRMKDIIITSGGKNITPSEIENQLKFSPYVSDAVVIGDKRPYLTCLVMIDQENVEKFAQDHDIPFTNYASLCRAAEIQDLIQREIEAVNGNFARVETIKRFFLIERQLTPEDEELTPTMKLKRSFVNQRYAAEIDAMYRERAVA, from the coding sequence ATGGCCAGACCGGCAGTGCTGACGGTCGCCGACACGATCGCAAAGAGTTTTCTGCTCGGCGTGGAGACGCGCGGCGATAAGCCTGCGATCCGCGAAAAGAAGTTCGGCATCTGGCAGCCGACGAGCTGGCGGCAATGGCTGCAGATCTCCAAAGACATCGCCTACGGCCTGCACGCCATCGGCTTCAAGCCCGGCGACGTCGCCTCGATCATTTCCAACGCGGTGCCGGAGTGGGTGTATGCCGACATGGGCATCCTCTGCGCCGGCGGTGTTTCGTCCGGGATCTATCCGACCGATTCGTCGGTCCAGGTCGAATATCTCGTCAACGATTCCGCGACCAAAGTGATCTTCGCCGAAGACGAGGAGCAGCTCGACAAGATCCTGTCCTGCCGCGCGCGGTGCCCGACCCTGCAGAAGATCATCGTGTTCGACATGGAGGGCCTCGCCGGCTTCATCGATCCGATGGTGCTGTCGCTGGCCGAATTCATGGCGCTCGGGCGCAACCACGCCCAAGGCAACGAGGCGCTGTGGGACACGATGGTCGGCGGCCGCGGCGCCAACGATCTCGCCATTCTGGTCTACACGTCGGGCACGACGGGCCCGCCGAAGGGTGCGATGCATTCCAACCGCAGCGTCACCCATCAGATGCGCCACGCCAACGACCTGTTCCCGTCGACGGATGCCGAGGAGCGGCTGGTGTTCCTGCCGCTGTGCCATGTCGCCGAGCGGGTCGGCGGCTATTACCTGTCGCTGGCGCTGGGATCGGTGATGAATTTCGCCGAAAGCCCGGAAACGGTGCCGGACAATCTGCGCGAGGTGCAGCCGACCGCTTTCCTCGCGGTGCCCCGAATCTGGGAAAAATTCTATTCGGGCATCACGATCGCCTTGAAGGATGCCACGGGATTCCAGAACTGGATGTACCGTCACGCGCTCGCCATCGGCCATCGCATGACGGTATACCGGCTGGAAGGTGACACGCCGCCGCTGTCGTTGCAGTTGGCCAATCGCGCCGCCTATTGGCTGGTGTTCCGCAACATCCGCCGCATGCTCGGGCTCGACCGCTGCCGGCTGGCCTTCACCGGTGCCGCGCCGATCGCGCCGGATCTGATTCGCTGGTATCTCGCGCTCGGCCTCGACATGCGCGAGGTCTACGGCCAGACCGAGAATTGCGGCGTCGCTACGGTGATGCCGTTCGATCGCATCAAGCTCGGTTCGGTCGGCAAGGCAGCGCCCTGGGGCGAGGTCGCGATTTCCCCGCAGGGCGAAATCCTGATCAAGGGCGATTACCTGTTCATGGGCTATCTGAACCAGCCGGAAAAGACCGCCGAGACGATCGACGCCAAGGGCTGGCTGCACACCGGCGACGTCGGCTCGATCGACAATGAAGGCTTCATCAAGATCACCGACCGGATGAAGGACATCATCATCACCTCCGGCGGCAAGAATATCACGCCGTCGGAAATCGAGAACCAGTTGAAGTTCTCGCCCTACGTTTCCGATGCCGTGGTGATCGGCGACAAGCGGCCGTATCTGACCTGCCTGGTCATGATCGATCAGGAGAATGTCGAGAAGTTCGCGCAGGATCACGACATTCCGTTCACCAATTATGCCAGCCTGTGTCGCGCGGCCGAGATCCAGGACCTGATCCAGCGCGAGATCGAGGCGGTCAACGGCAATTTCGCGCGGGTCGAGACCATCAAGCGCTTCTTCCTGATCGAGCGCCAGTTGACGCCCGAGGACGAGGAATTGACGCCGACGATGAAGTTGAAGCGCAGCTTCGTGAACCAGCGCTACGCCGCGGAGATCGACGCCATGTATCGCGAACGGGCGGTGGCGTGA
- a CDS encoding branched-chain amino acid ABC transporter permease has product MRFLFKTDYEDDIRLFPHSGYIVSYGVLLVLLAIAPFVLSSYIVSQLVFVCIYATVGVGLMILTGFTGQASLGHAAFLAIGAYTAAYLQQFNVPFPVYFLAAGLLTGVVGALVGFPALRLQGIYLVIATISFAFIVEEILARWESVTHGNEGMRVKTMSLFGSAVPRDGPTFYFLCVGVLILTIVGTLNLLRSPTGRAFVAIRDSETAARSMGINVSLYKVKSFAISAAITGFAGVLFAHKLSFISPEMFTLQLSIEFIIVILIGGTFSLHGAVLGAIFLVMIDPFLTYLKDDMPGIIAGAAATFGAGKAAADSIQSNVAAFASANGLKGAIYGIIIVLFVLFEPLGLYGRWLKIKLFFQLFPLYKRATFKRQKIYVKSERNR; this is encoded by the coding sequence ATGCGGTTCCTGTTCAAGACCGACTATGAGGATGACATCAGGCTGTTTCCGCACAGCGGCTACATCGTTTCCTATGGTGTGCTGCTGGTGTTGCTGGCGATCGCGCCGTTCGTGCTGTCGAGCTACATCGTCAGCCAATTGGTGTTCGTCTGCATCTACGCCACCGTCGGCGTCGGGCTGATGATCCTCACCGGCTTTACCGGACAGGCCTCGCTCGGCCATGCCGCCTTTCTCGCCATCGGCGCCTATACGGCGGCCTATCTGCAGCAGTTCAACGTCCCGTTTCCGGTGTATTTCCTCGCCGCGGGCCTGCTGACCGGGGTGGTCGGCGCGCTGGTCGGATTTCCCGCGCTGCGGCTGCAGGGCATCTACCTGGTGATTGCGACGATTTCCTTTGCCTTCATCGTCGAGGAAATTCTGGCGCGCTGGGAAAGCGTGACCCATGGCAATGAGGGCATGCGCGTCAAGACCATGAGCCTGTTTGGCAGCGCGGTGCCGCGCGACGGGCCTACGTTCTATTTTCTGTGTGTCGGCGTGCTGATCCTGACCATCGTCGGCACGCTCAACCTGCTGCGCTCGCCGACCGGGCGCGCCTTCGTCGCCATCCGCGACAGCGAGACCGCGGCGCGCAGCATGGGCATCAACGTATCTCTCTACAAGGTGAAGTCGTTCGCGATCAGTGCCGCGATCACCGGGTTTGCCGGCGTGCTGTTCGCCCACAAGCTGTCCTTTATCAGCCCGGAAATGTTCACGCTGCAGCTCTCGATCGAGTTCATCATCGTGATCCTGATCGGCGGCACCTTCAGCCTGCATGGCGCGGTGCTGGGCGCGATCTTCCTGGTCATGATCGACCCGTTCCTGACTTACCTCAAGGACGACATGCCCGGCATCATCGCGGGTGCGGCCGCGACCTTCGGCGCCGGCAAGGCCGCGGCGGACAGCATTCAGAGCAACGTCGCGGCGTTTGCGTCCGCCAACGGCCTCAAGGGCGCGATCTACGGCATCATCATCGTGCTGTTCGTGCTGTTCGAGCCGCTCGGCCTTTACGGGCGGTGGTTGAAGATCAAGCTCTTCTTCCAGCTGTTCCCGCTCTACAAGCGCGCCACTTTCAAGCGGCAGAAGATCTATGTGAAGTCGGAGCGGAACCGATGA
- a CDS encoding ABC transporter ATP-binding protein: protein MSYFRAENLSLHFGGLKAVDSVSFAVEKGEILSIIGPNGAGKSSIFNLISRIYPPTSGKIYFEDQDITGQPSYEIAGLGIARTFQNIELFENATMLSNLLVGRHRHSTTQLWQELLFLPSVRANEKAHRRRVEQVIEFLDLEAYRDKLISGLPYGVRKVIELARALCSEPKLILLDEPSSGLNVEETSDMSFWIRDMKTELGITVLMVEHDMTLVNRVSDRVIALNYGRVLAMGSPSEVQRHPDVVAAYLGA, encoded by the coding sequence ATGAGCTATTTCCGTGCGGAAAATCTCTCGTTGCATTTCGGCGGTCTCAAGGCGGTCGATTCCGTCAGCTTCGCGGTCGAGAAGGGCGAGATCCTCTCGATCATCGGCCCCAATGGCGCCGGCAAAAGTTCGATCTTCAACCTGATCTCGCGGATTTATCCGCCGACCTCAGGCAAGATCTACTTCGAGGATCAGGACATCACCGGGCAGCCGTCCTACGAGATTGCCGGCCTCGGTATTGCTCGCACCTTCCAGAACATCGAGCTGTTCGAGAATGCGACCATGCTGAGCAATCTGCTGGTCGGCCGGCATCGGCATTCCACCACCCAGCTCTGGCAGGAACTGCTGTTTCTGCCGAGCGTGCGCGCCAACGAAAAGGCGCACCGCCGCCGGGTCGAGCAGGTCATCGAGTTTCTCGATCTCGAAGCCTATCGCGACAAGCTGATCTCGGGGCTGCCCTACGGCGTCCGCAAGGTGATCGAGCTCGCGCGCGCGCTGTGCTCGGAGCCGAAACTGATCCTGCTGGACGAGCCGTCCTCCGGCCTGAACGTCGAGGAGACCAGTGACATGTCGTTCTGGATCCGCGACATGAAAACCGAGCTCGGCATCACCGTCCTGATGGTCGAGCACGACATGACGTTGGTCAATCGCGTCTCCGACCGGGTGATTGCGCTCAATTACGGCCGCGTGCTGGCGATGGGCTCACCTTCCGAGGTGCAGCGCCATCCTGATGTCGTCGCCGCCTATCTCGGCGCATGA
- a CDS encoding ABC transporter ATP-binding protein, which yields MSAPDIILKLSNIESYYGPIMAIRGISLEVPRGKIVTLLGANGAGKTTVLKTISGILDPQKGSIEFLGKPIQRMEADKIVRLGLSHVPEGREVFPFLSVHENLMMGAYPRKDRDGVTEDLERVFEYFPRLRERINQPAGQLSGGEQQMLAIGRALMNRPTLLLLDEPSLGLSPILVREIFTIIKRVNEEQGMSILLVEQNAKVALETAHYGYVLEIGRVVMNDTCDRLMNSKDIQEFYLGAKEEGARGERRWKKKKTWR from the coding sequence ATGAGCGCACCCGACATCATCCTGAAGCTCAGCAACATCGAGAGCTACTACGGGCCGATCATGGCGATCAGGGGCATCAGCCTCGAGGTGCCGCGCGGCAAGATCGTCACGCTGCTCGGCGCCAACGGCGCCGGCAAGACCACGGTGCTGAAGACCATCTCCGGCATTCTCGATCCGCAAAAGGGCTCGATCGAGTTTCTGGGCAAGCCGATCCAGCGCATGGAAGCCGACAAGATCGTGCGGCTCGGCCTCAGCCATGTGCCGGAGGGGCGGGAAGTGTTTCCGTTCCTCTCGGTGCACGAAAACCTGATGATGGGCGCCTATCCGCGGAAGGATCGAGACGGCGTCACGGAGGATCTCGAGCGCGTGTTCGAATATTTCCCGCGGCTGCGCGAGCGGATCAACCAGCCGGCCGGGCAGCTTTCCGGTGGCGAGCAGCAGATGCTGGCGATCGGACGGGCGCTGATGAACCGGCCGACCTTGCTGCTGCTGGACGAGCCGTCGCTCGGGCTGTCGCCGATCCTGGTGAGGGAGATTTTCACCATCATCAAGCGCGTCAACGAGGAGCAGGGCATGTCGATCCTGCTGGTCGAGCAGAACGCCAAGGTCGCGCTGGAGACGGCGCATTACGGCTATGTGCTGGAAATCGGCCGGGTCGTGATGAACGACACCTGCGATCGGCTGATGAATTCAAAGGACATCCAGGAATTCTATCTCGGCGCCAAGGAAGAGGGCGCCCGCGGCGAGCGGCGCTGGAAGAAGAAAAAGACCTGGCGGTAG
- a CDS encoding PQQ-dependent dehydrogenase, methanol/ethanol family codes for MTRSPRVDSACRFFPEVTASLHRPARLTQAAIAIGLGLALSAGTALAQTKGSADHIKAVTSAVDSASIKANTATSNDWPTIGLDYAETRFSKLNQINTDNVKKLGLVWSYSLESSRGVEATPVVVDGIMYQTASWSVVHAIDARTGKKIWGYDPGVDREKGYKGCCDVVNRGVAVYKGKVFVAAYDGRLIALDAATGAKVWEKDTLIDHDHSYTITGAPRAFNGKVVIGQGGAEYGARGYVTAYDTETGNQAWRWFTVPGDPSKPFEDASMEAAAKTWDPSGKYWLNGGGGTPWDTMTYDPDLNLVFIGTGNGAPWNRNVRSPSGGDNLYLASLVALNADTGQYVWHYQETPGDHWDYTSTQPMILADINIDGAPRKVILHAPKNGFFFVIDRTNGKFISAKNFVDVNWATGYDANGRPIEVPAARGDAPYDSIPGPFGAHNWHPMSYNPQTGLVYLPAQGVPLNLTPEKSVVQNAPTPGKFGGTTGWNVGFVLNGEPPKAPAFGRLVAWDPVKQKEAWRAEYVAPWNGGTLTTAGNLVFQGTADGRFIAYNATSGEKLWETPTGTGVVAAASTYMIDGKQYVSVAVGWGGVFGISQRVTELQSPGTVYTFAVDGKAPLPSFVKYQTEGLLAGVKYDPKDVPDGTAIYVAACATCHGVPGVDKGGNVRNLGYVSPETITNLKDFVFKGPFRDQGMPDFSGKLTEADVVKIQAFIQGTADAIRPK; via the coding sequence ATGACACGTTCGCCGCGCGTTGATTCCGCTTGCCGCTTTTTCCCCGAAGTCACCGCCAGCCTGCACCGGCCCGCGCGTCTAACGCAGGCCGCAATCGCGATCGGTCTCGGTCTTGCGCTATCCGCCGGCACGGCCTTGGCGCAAACCAAGGGATCCGCCGATCATATCAAGGCCGTCACCTCGGCGGTCGACAGCGCCTCCATCAAGGCCAACACGGCGACATCGAACGACTGGCCGACCATTGGCCTCGACTACGCCGAGACCCGCTTTTCCAAGCTCAACCAGATCAATACCGACAACGTCAAGAAACTGGGACTGGTGTGGAGCTACAGCCTCGAGTCGTCGCGCGGCGTCGAGGCGACGCCGGTCGTGGTCGACGGCATCATGTACCAGACCGCGTCGTGGAGCGTGGTGCACGCCATCGATGCGCGCACCGGCAAGAAGATCTGGGGTTACGATCCCGGCGTCGATCGCGAGAAGGGCTACAAAGGCTGCTGTGACGTCGTCAACCGCGGCGTCGCGGTCTACAAGGGCAAGGTGTTCGTCGCCGCCTATGACGGCAGGCTGATCGCGCTCGATGCGGCCACCGGCGCCAAGGTGTGGGAAAAGGACACCCTGATCGATCACGATCATTCCTACACCATCACCGGCGCGCCGCGCGCCTTCAACGGCAAGGTCGTGATCGGCCAGGGCGGCGCGGAATATGGCGCGCGCGGTTACGTCACGGCCTACGACACCGAGACCGGCAACCAGGCCTGGCGCTGGTTCACGGTGCCCGGCGATCCGTCAAAGCCGTTCGAAGACGCTTCGATGGAAGCGGCCGCCAAGACCTGGGATCCCTCGGGCAAATACTGGCTCAATGGTGGCGGCGGCACGCCGTGGGACACCATGACCTACGATCCTGATTTGAACCTCGTCTTCATCGGCACCGGCAACGGCGCGCCGTGGAATCGCAACGTGCGCAGCCCGTCCGGCGGCGATAACCTCTATCTGGCGTCACTGGTGGCGCTGAATGCCGATACCGGACAATACGTCTGGCACTATCAGGAAACCCCCGGCGATCACTGGGACTACACCTCGACCCAGCCGATGATCCTCGCCGACATCAATATCGACGGCGCGCCGCGCAAGGTCATCCTGCATGCGCCGAAGAACGGCTTCTTCTTCGTCATCGACCGCACCAACGGCAAGTTCATCTCGGCGAAGAATTTCGTCGACGTGAACTGGGCCACCGGCTACGACGCCAACGGACGGCCGATCGAAGTGCCGGCAGCGCGCGGCGATGCGCCTTACGACAGCATTCCCGGTCCGTTCGGCGCCCATAACTGGCATCCGATGTCGTACAATCCGCAAACCGGCCTCGTCTATCTGCCGGCGCAGGGCGTGCCGCTCAATCTGACGCCGGAAAAATCGGTCGTGCAGAATGCGCCGACGCCCGGCAAGTTCGGCGGCACCACCGGCTGGAATGTCGGCTTCGTGCTCAACGGCGAACCGCCGAAGGCCCCGGCGTTCGGGCGGCTGGTGGCGTGGGATCCGGTCAAGCAGAAGGAAGCCTGGCGCGCCGAATATGTCGCGCCGTGGAACGGCGGCACACTGACCACCGCGGGCAATCTGGTGTTCCAGGGCACCGCCGACGGACGCTTCATCGCCTACAACGCCACCTCGGGCGAAAAGCTCTGGGAGACACCAACCGGAACCGGCGTGGTCGCGGCGGCCTCGACCTATATGATCGACGGCAAGCAGTATGTCTCGGTCGCGGTCGGCTGGGGCGGCGTGTTCGGCATCTCGCAGCGCGTCACCGAACTGCAGAGCCCGGGCACGGTCTATACCTTCGCGGTCGACGGCAAGGCGCCGCTGCCGTCGTTCGTAAAATACCAGACCGAGGGACTGCTCGCGGGCGTCAAGTATGACCCGAAGGACGTACCCGACGGCACCGCGATCTATGTCGCCGCCTGCGCCACCTGTCACGGCGTGCCCGGCGTCGACAAGGGCGGCAATGTCAGGAACCTTGGCTACGTCTCGCCGGAGACCATCACCAACCTGAAGGACTTCGTCTTCAAAGGCCCGTTCCGCGACCAGGGCATGCCGGACTTCTCGGGCAAGCTGACGGAAGCGGACGTGGTGAAGATCCAGGCCTTCATCCAGGGCACCGCCGACGCGATCCGGCCGAAGTGA
- a CDS encoding lysozyme inhibitor LprI family protein: MRIIMLAAAAALIGTAFSVRAEGTPESDRSLRDALPLFETNRCAEIRDTAAQLFCGDPELRSAGTRLNVAVQERLNRIADRRMAIEENVEWIASRNLSCGIFDRQSTANLQVAPVKACLLKQTEERIAILNDPNFDCLANSTTAGMLICGDPDLAIADKELNGHVLALAGKLKEDEANAAFSEYARWVRSRDRKCDLDDKDNVPLAELLPAETCLSAQINRKIAEMIAAKGDPKRVFSRSTVAATPDEDAVDLCVAQIHAANTCGDFLRVSRIIQIDTEVSAEQALVTAEVEMKVLSPFAVCSPVASNCTGTCWDLRSGQAKSAPGNRESMPIAHRLRIEKSFAFQKTGDGWRCNTPALQPIELGVALRGP; the protein is encoded by the coding sequence ATGCGCATCATCATGCTGGCTGCCGCGGCAGCCCTGATCGGGACGGCGTTTTCCGTCCGCGCCGAAGGTACGCCCGAATCCGACCGTTCGCTGCGCGACGCCCTGCCGCTGTTCGAGACCAATCGCTGCGCCGAGATCAGGGACACCGCGGCGCAACTATTCTGTGGCGATCCCGAACTGCGGAGCGCCGGCACGCGGCTGAACGTCGCGGTGCAGGAGCGGCTGAACCGGATCGCCGACCGCCGGATGGCGATCGAAGAGAATGTCGAATGGATCGCAAGCCGCAACCTGAGTTGCGGAATCTTCGACCGACAAAGCACGGCAAACCTGCAGGTCGCCCCGGTCAAGGCCTGCCTGCTGAAGCAAACCGAAGAGCGAATCGCGATCCTGAACGATCCGAATTTCGATTGCCTCGCCAACAGCACCACCGCCGGCATGCTGATCTGCGGCGATCCCGATTTGGCGATCGCCGACAAGGAACTCAACGGCCATGTTCTCGCTCTGGCCGGCAAGCTGAAAGAGGACGAGGCCAATGCTGCGTTCAGCGAGTATGCCAGGTGGGTTCGTTCGCGCGACCGCAAATGCGACCTGGACGACAAGGACAACGTGCCGCTGGCCGAATTGCTGCCCGCGGAGACATGCCTGTCGGCCCAAATCAACCGCAAGATCGCCGAGATGATCGCGGCCAAAGGCGATCCGAAACGGGTGTTCAGCCGATCGACCGTCGCGGCAACTCCGGACGAAGACGCGGTCGATCTCTGCGTCGCGCAGATTCACGCCGCCAATACCTGCGGCGATTTCCTGCGGGTCAGCCGCATCATCCAGATCGACACCGAGGTGTCGGCGGAACAGGCGCTGGTCACCGCCGAAGTCGAGATGAAGGTGCTGTCGCCATTCGCCGTCTGCAGCCCGGTCGCCTCGAACTGCACCGGGACCTGCTGGGACCTGCGATCGGGGCAGGCCAAGTCCGCGCCGGGAAACCGCGAGAGCATGCCGATCGCGCACCGGCTGCGGATCGAAAAATCGTTCGCGTTTCAGAAAACCGGCGACGGCTGGCGCTGCAATACGCCGGCGTTGCAGCCGATCGAACTCGGGGTCGCACTGCGCGGTCCGTAA
- a CDS encoding transglutaminase-like cysteine peptidase — protein MVKSVQFRALRALIVACGVAWFGPGAPVTAGTLLSPGPATLIRKSAEPFGLSAASLTYGGLYDKWQGVQRRLEDELVQLALCEGDPDRCASPAALKFLAIVDAARLREGRARIGEVNRAINLAIRPVSDFTQYGQIDVWSSPLATLARGGGDCEDYAIAKYVALRLAGIAPDDLRIVVMHDTIHAEDHAVAAARLDGRWLTLDNNRMMMVEDTNIKNYRPTFVIDQQQVMRYADTPLLANATGPVPAVPLAVSSLVRPGQIVSAGEVPAQAD, from the coding sequence ATGGTGAAGTCGGTTCAATTCCGTGCGTTGCGTGCGCTTATCGTTGCCTGTGGCGTGGCCTGGTTCGGACCCGGCGCACCCGTAACTGCCGGAACGTTGCTTTCGCCGGGGCCTGCGACCCTGATCCGGAAGTCGGCCGAGCCGTTCGGGCTTTCCGCAGCCTCCCTCACCTATGGCGGGCTCTACGACAAATGGCAGGGCGTGCAACGCCGTCTCGAAGATGAATTGGTGCAGCTCGCGCTGTGCGAGGGCGATCCCGACCGCTGCGCGTCGCCGGCCGCGCTGAAATTTCTCGCCATTGTCGATGCCGCCAGGCTTCGCGAAGGCCGCGCCCGGATCGGCGAGGTCAATCGCGCGATCAACCTCGCGATCCGCCCGGTGAGCGATTTCACCCAATATGGCCAGATCGACGTCTGGAGTTCGCCGCTGGCGACGCTCGCCAGGGGCGGCGGCGATTGCGAGGACTACGCGATCGCGAAATACGTCGCGTTGCGCCTCGCCGGCATCGCGCCCGACGACCTGCGAATCGTGGTCATGCACGACACCATCCATGCCGAGGATCACGCGGTGGCCGCCGCACGGCTCGATGGCCGCTGGCTAACGCTGGATAACAACCGCATGATGATGGTCGAGGATACCAATATCAAGAATTACCGGCCGACCTTCGTGATCGACCAGCAACAGGTGATGCGATACGCCGACACGCCCCTGCTCGCCAACGCGACCGGGCCGGTCCCTGCAGTACCGCTTGCCGTGAGTTCGCTCGTCCGCCCCGGCCAGATCGTGTCCGCCGGCGAGGTCCCGGCGCAAGCCGATTGA
- a CDS encoding branched-chain amino acid ABC transporter permease, with product MLDFVQQLVSGIALGCVYGLIALGFVLVYKATEVVNFAQGDLMMLGGFFAYTFIGILGLNYWIGFAGAVIAMALFGMLAERVVVRPILGYPQFSIIMATIGLGYFLRSVVGMIWGTDDFKIETPFSQGVLRIGSLVLANDKLSVIAATVILCALLYLFFNRTTLGTAMRASSENMLAAYYMGIPVKRVVSIVWAISAAVATCAGVLLAPITFIHSNVGLVLGLKAFPAAVLGGFGSIPGAVVGGVMIGVIESMAGFYLPQGWKDVAPYIVLLVVLLLKPEGLFGIHTRKKV from the coding sequence ATGCTGGACTTCGTTCAGCAGCTCGTCAGCGGCATCGCGCTTGGCTGCGTTTACGGCCTGATCGCGCTCGGCTTCGTGCTGGTCTACAAGGCCACCGAGGTCGTCAATTTCGCCCAGGGCGACTTGATGATGCTGGGCGGCTTTTTTGCCTACACGTTCATCGGCATACTCGGCCTCAATTACTGGATCGGATTTGCCGGCGCCGTCATCGCGATGGCGCTGTTCGGCATGCTGGCTGAACGCGTGGTGGTGCGGCCGATCCTCGGCTATCCGCAATTTTCCATCATCATGGCCACCATCGGGCTCGGCTATTTCCTGCGCTCCGTCGTCGGCATGATCTGGGGCACCGATGACTTCAAGATCGAGACGCCGTTCAGCCAGGGCGTGCTGCGGATCGGCAGCCTGGTGCTGGCCAATGACAAGCTCTCGGTGATCGCGGCGACCGTGATCCTGTGCGCGCTGCTCTATCTGTTCTTCAACCGCACCACGCTCGGCACCGCGATGCGCGCCAGCTCGGAGAACATGCTGGCCGCCTATTACATGGGCATTCCGGTCAAGCGGGTGGTTTCGATCGTCTGGGCGATCTCGGCCGCGGTCGCGACCTGTGCCGGCGTGCTGCTGGCGCCGATCACCTTCATTCATTCCAATGTCGGGCTGGTGCTGGGGTTGAAGGCGTTTCCAGCCGCCGTGCTCGGCGGCTTCGGTTCGATCCCCGGTGCTGTGGTCGGCGGCGTGATGATCGGCGTGATCGAGAGCATGGCCGGCTTCTATCTGCCGCAGGGCTGGAAGGACGTCGCGCCCTACATCGTCCTGCTGGTGGTGCTGCTGCTCAAGCCCGAAGGCCTGTTCGGGATTCATACGCGGAAGAAGGTCTGA
- a CDS encoding ABC transporter substrate-binding protein, whose protein sequence is MSKSLRVLGLAVSALALTHLPAAAQTKVTNEGISASEIVIGTHQDLSGPIKVWGVPVSNGMKMAVEEINAAGGIQGRKIKMILEDNGYDPKKAVLASQKMVERDKIFAMIGPMGSPTVLAAQDILFDAGVLQLFPLTAAEFTFKFDPAKPQERLKFNNLLPYVESTRAALKWMMEAKKFAKPCIMHQDDEYGKNVLDGFTQQLAAMKVPAASVTSYKRGASDFSAQVAKMKSDGCDLVVLGTVIRETIGAMSEAKKLGWDVTFLGATPTNVLEVPTLGKDAVEGLYAASGFEIPYEDTAKGKVKDWLANYKKMFGTDANTQAIIGYNAIETFAFYANKAGKDLNGQKMLDALEGGDKFLDIFNSPPTKFSKTDHLANTITQVQQVQKGRWVLMKDGLMF, encoded by the coding sequence ATGTCGAAATCGTTAAGGGTGTTGGGCCTTGCGGTGAGCGCCCTTGCGCTGACCCATCTGCCGGCCGCAGCCCAGACCAAGGTTACCAATGAAGGCATCTCGGCTAGCGAGATCGTGATCGGCACCCATCAGGACCTGTCCGGCCCGATCAAGGTCTGGGGCGTTCCGGTTTCCAACGGCATGAAGATGGCGGTCGAGGAAATCAACGCCGCGGGCGGCATCCAGGGCCGCAAGATCAAGATGATCCTCGAAGACAATGGCTACGATCCGAAGAAGGCGGTGCTGGCATCGCAGAAGATGGTCGAGCGCGACAAGATTTTCGCCATGATCGGCCCGATGGGTTCGCCGACCGTGCTCGCCGCGCAGGACATCCTGTTCGACGCCGGCGTGCTGCAACTGTTCCCGCTGACGGCGGCCGAATTCACCTTCAAGTTCGACCCGGCCAAGCCGCAGGAGCGCCTGAAGTTCAACAACCTGCTGCCCTATGTCGAGAGCACGCGGGCGGCGCTGAAATGGATGATGGAGGCCAAGAAATTCGCCAAGCCCTGCATCATGCATCAGGACGACGAGTACGGAAAGAACGTGCTTGACGGCTTCACCCAGCAGTTGGCGGCGATGAAGGTCCCGGCGGCTTCGGTGACCAGCTACAAGCGCGGCGCATCCGACTTCTCAGCGCAGGTTGCCAAGATGAAGTCCGACGGCTGCGATCTCGTCGTGCTCGGCACCGTGATCCGCGAGACCATCGGTGCGATGAGCGAGGCCAAGAAGCTCGGTTGGGACGTCACCTTCCTCGGCGCCACCCCGACCAACGTGCTCGAAGTGCCGACGCTGGGCAAGGACGCGGTCGAGGGCCTCTATGCGGCTTCCGGCTTCGAAATTCCCTACGAGGATACAGCCAAGGGCAAGGTCAAGGACTGGCTGGCGAACTACAAGAAGATGTTCGGCACCGACGCCAACACGCAGGCGATCATCGGCTACAACGCGATCGAGACCTTTGCCTTCTATGCCAACAAGGCGGGCAAGGATCTGAACGGTCAGAAGATGCTCGACGCACTGGAGGGCGGCGACAAGTTCCTCGATATCTTCAACTCGCCGCCGACCAAGTTCTCCAAGACCGATCATCTCGCCAACACCATCACCCAGGTTCAGCAGGTCCAGAAGGGCCGTTGGGTGCTGATGAAGGACGGCCTGATGTTCTGA